Sequence from the Streptomyces sp. NBC_00358 genome:
GCAGACGCCTGCGGGCCTGGATCGTGATCGGCTGCGCCGATACCGTCGTCGTATGCCTGAACTGATCGTGCCGACCGTCCGCCTGCATTCCGCCTGGCGCGAGGCGCATGAAGAGTGGGGGCCCGGCGTCCACGAGGACGGATTCGGGCTGTTGCCCTCTGACGAGGTCGACTCGGCGGCCGGGTTCGCGGCCTGGGTGACACGGCTGTCGGCCGAGTCGACTCCGGTTGGCCCCCACGAGGGCCGCCGGATGAATTGCGTGTATCGATGGATCGTGGAGGACGGCAGGGTGCTGGGCGGCATCGCGCTGCGACACGGGCTCGATGATG
This genomic interval carries:
- a CDS encoding GNAT family N-acetyltransferase translates to MPELIVPTVRLHSAWREAHEEWGPGVHEDGFGLLPSDEVDSAAGFAAWVTRLSAESTPVGPHEGRRMNCVYRWIVEDGRVLGGIALRHGLDDALLTMGHIGYGIRLSARRRGLATWALGRMLDEARSFRLDRVLLICAIDNVASARTIERHGGVLEDVRDTGSGAARRYWIEIQ